In one Myotis daubentonii chromosome 1, mMyoDau2.1, whole genome shotgun sequence genomic region, the following are encoded:
- the LOC132215552 gene encoding LOW QUALITY PROTEIN: heat shock cognate 71 kDa protein-like (The sequence of the model RefSeq protein was modified relative to this genomic sequence to represent the inferred CDS: substituted 1 base at 1 genomic stop codon) → MSKGPAVGIDLVTTYSCVCVFQHGNVEIIANDQGNQTTSSYVAFTDTERLIGDAAKNQIAMNPTNTVFDAKRLIGRRFDDAVVQSDMKHWPFLVVNDAGRPKVQVECKGETKSFYPEEVSSMVLTKMKEIAEAYLGKTVTNAVVTVPAYFSDSQHQATKDAGTIAGIPPAPRGVPQIEVTFDIDANGILNVSAVDKSTGKENKITITNDKGRLSXEDIEPMVQEAEKYKAEDEKQWDNVSSKNSLESYVFNIKATVEDEKLQGKINDEDKQKILDKSNEIINWLEKNHTEEKKEFEHQQKELGKVCNPIITKLYQSAGGMPGGMPGGFPGGRAPSSGGASSGPTIEEINLASFERRSSIVPHKTLKDPNLYQIPWQF, encoded by the exons ATGTCTAAGGGACCTGCAGTTGGCATTGATCTTGTCACCACCtactcttgtgtgtgtgtattccagcATGGAAATGTGGAAATAATTGCCAACGATCAGGGAAACCAAACCACCTCGAGTTATGTTGCTTTTACTGATACTGAGCGATTGATCGGTGATGCTGCAAAGAATCAAATAGCAATGAATCCGACCAACACAGTCTTTGATGCCAAGCGCTTGATTGGACGTAGGTTTGACGATGCTGTTGTCCAGTCTGACATGAAGCATTGGCCTTTCCTGGTGGTGAATGATGCTGGCAGGCCCAAGGTCCAAGTAGAATgcaagggagagacaaagagctTTTATCCAGAAGAGGTGTCATCCATGGTTTTGACAAAGATGAAGGAAATCGCAGAAGCCTACCTTGGGAAGACTGTTACCAATGCGGTTGTCACAGTACCTGCTTACTTCAGTGACTCTCAGCATCAGGCCACCAAAGATGCTGGAACTATTGCTG GCATACCTCCTGCACCTCGTGGTGTTCCTCAGATTGAAGTCACATTTGATATTGATGCCAATGGCATCCTCAATGTCTCTGCTGTGGATAAGAGTACAGGAAAAGAGAACAAGATTACCATCACTAACGACAAGGGTCGTCTGAGCTAGGAAGACATTGAGCCCATGGTCCAGGAAGCTGAGAAGTACAAAGCTGAAGATGAGAAGCAGTGGGACAACGTGTCTTCCAAGAATTCACTTGAGTCCTATGTATTCAACATAAAAGCCACTGTTGAAGATGAAAAACTCCAAGGCAAGATCAATGATGAGGACAAACAGAAGATTCTTGACAAGAGCAATGAAATCATCAACTGGCTTGAGAAGAACCAtactgaagaaaagaaagaatttgaaCATCAGCAGAAAGAGTTGGGAAAAGTCTGCAACCCCATCATTACCAAGCTGTACCAGAGTGCAGGAGGCATGCCAGGAGGAATGCCTGGGGGTTTCCCTGGTGGAAGAGCCCCTTCATCTGGTGGTGCCTCCTCTGGGCCCACCATTGAAGAGATTAATTTAGCCAGCTTTGAGCGTAGATCTAGCATTGTTCCACACAAAACATTGAAGGACCCAAATTTGTACCAAATTCCATGGCAGTTTTAA